DNA sequence from the Labrys wisconsinensis genome:
TGCATGACGGCAGGTCGCCTATCGTCGCTACAATGGCTCGCTGGGAGGATCAGCATCAGGAATTGTGGGAGTTGCTTGTGCCTTCCAGGGGCGCAGCGGCGACGGTCCAGGGCGAAGTCATCCGGATTTCGGCACGTATCCATATCGAACTTAAAGAAAACGGTGGCGTCAACTGGGACGCAGACTTCAAGAAGATGGCCGACGCATTTCTGACGCATGTCGGAACCGGCAAGGCATTGGGTCCGTCTGATCTCGACGAGACCAGCAGAATCGTTGCCGAGGTGAAACGAAAGCGGGGCGACACGGAACGTCTTTGCGAGTTGGCGGTGGCCTGGGTCGCCTTGAACCCTAAACCGGTGAATCTACCCAAGCCGTCCTACGATCGTTGAACCTCGTCTGCGGGGAACTTTCGCTTGCGTTTGCGACATCCACGCCTGCCTCAACTCGCCGCCAGGGCACGCTCCACGGCCTCGGGATTCTTCTCGATGACCCGGAGCAGGATGCAGGCCGTCGGATCCGGCTTGCGGCGTCCCTGCTCCCCCTTCAAGCGTGCGGTCGGGAATGCCGAAGCGGGCAGCGAAATCGGGCGGACTCCTGGCGACGGACTTGCGGATCGCCTTGACCTGATCCGCCGCCAAATTCGGGACGATGCGCACAGGCAATGCGATCTCACCGCGCTTCCAGGCGGCAATTTCCTCCACCCCCTCGAGAAGAGAGGCGCCAGAGTCACGAGATTGCCTAGTCTTCGCCATCGATGATCTCCCTGATCAGGGCAAGGGCAGCCTTGCGTTGCTCGGCCGTCAGGTCTTCTTGATCGGACTTGCCATATGCGAACACCATGAAAGCCACGTCATCGGAAACCGTGAGAAAATAGATCGCCTGTCCACCGCCACGCTTCCCCTTGCCGCCCATGACGAAGCGGATCTTGCGCAGGCCTCCCAATCCGGGAATCACGTCACCGGCCGTCGGGTTCTGCGCGATCATGGTCTCCAGGGCGGGGGTGGAAGCGGTAAGCGAGACCTGCCCCGCCAGCCGTGACTTTCAGCGCTCGGCGTCAAGCTGCCGGCGACACGGTCAGCTTGACGCCGAGCGCTTTCAGGACGCCGAGCAATGTCGACAGTCGCGGGTCGCCATCGGGCCCGAGGGATTTGTAGAGCGCTTCGCGCGTAACGCCAGCTTCCTTGGCAACCTGCGTCATGCCGCGAGCGCGAGCAACCGTGCCGAGCGCGACGGCGATATAGTTGGCATCGCCGCTCTCGATCGCGTCGGTCAGGAGCTCGGCCTGCGCCTCGGGGTCGGTGAGATAGTGTGCGGCATCGAAGGGAAAGGTTTCGAGGGGCATCATCAGATCTCCTTCGCCATCCTCTGGGCCTTGGCGATATCGGCATCCTGGCTCCGCTTGTCGCCGCCGCAGAGCAAGAGGACGATCGCCTTTCCACTGCG
Encoded proteins:
- a CDS encoding addiction module antidote protein, producing MPLETFPFDAAHYLTDPEAQAELLTDAIESGDANYIAVALGTVARARGMTQVAKEAGVTREALYKSLGPDGDPRLSTLLGVLKALGVKLTVSPAA